A window of Candidatus Polarisedimenticolia bacterium genomic DNA:
TCGCCTGCGGGCATCGATGCCGACCTATGCCGCGACGGAGTTCGCCGATCTGACGGTCCCCGACGGAGGAGCCTTCAATCAGGACGTCGTCCTGCGGCCCGCCTCCGAGCTCAAGGAGACAGTCAAAGTCGAAGGAAAAGCCGACGTCGTCGATACCGACACCGTCGCCACCTCCACCAGCTTCTCCTCCGAGTTCATCTCGGGGCTGCCGGTCCTGGGCAGGGACTATCAGGACATCCTGAGCCTCGCCCCCGGCGTCACCGACGTGAACAACACCGGCAACCCGAACATCCACGGGGCGCGCGACACCGACGTGTTGACGCTGGTGGACGGCGTCAATACCACCGATCCCTTCTCCGGCTATTACGGCCAGCAGCTCAACATCGAGTCGATCCAGGAAATCGAGGTCATTACCTCGGGCAGCCGCGCCGAATTCAGCCGGGCCCAGGGGGGGTTCGTCAACATCCTCACGAAATCGGGCGGCAACGATTTCAAGGGCTCCGCCAAATTCTACATTCGCACCAACCGCCTGGATGGCGACGGGGCGGGGACCGATGACCCGGAGCTCGTCGGGGGGCTGGGCAGCGCAAGCTTCAGCGATCTGCGCTTCACCGATCTCTACCCTTACCTTTCCCTGTCCGGACCGATCCTGCACGACAAGCTCTGGTACATCGTCTCCGGGGAGTATGTGCAGGTGGAGACACCGGTCGATGCGATCACCCAGGCCTACGTGGTAGGGACCCACGGCTACCGAGCCTTCGGGAAGAGCACCTGGCAGATCAATACGGCCAACAAGCTCGCCCTCTCCCTCACGGTCGACCGGACCCAGGATGACAACCAGGGCCTGAGCAGCGTGGTGCCCATCGAGTCGGGATACACCTTCAAGCGGGGAGGGCCGACCTACACGCTGCGCGAGTCGGCGGTCTTCAGCCCGACGATGTTCCTCGATTCGGCCGTCTCCTGGTTCGACAACAACTTCCAGCAGCGCGCCACGAGCAATCCCGACACCAATGGCAACGGCGTTCTCTACGTGGACGACGTCCCCGCCCTTGGAGGCAATGCCGACGGCTTCCTGCAGGGACGTGAGCGCGACCCGGGAGAGGATTACGACCGCGACCGGCGCTACGACGTCTTCGAGGATTACAACTTCGACGGCGTGCTGGCCGCCCTTGAGGACTTGGACAAGGACGGCAGGCTCACGCCGGCGGTGGGGTGCGAAGGGGCCGAACATGAGGATGTCAATTGCAACGGTACCTTCGATTTCGAGGATGACCTCAACCATAACGGGACGGCCGATCCTTTTGAAGACACCGGAATCCCCTGCGCACTGTCGCTCCAGTGCCCCGACGGCGTCATCCCCGGCACGCGCGGCAATGGCCGGCTCGATTCGGAGGATGCCAACGGCAACGGCCAGCTCGATGTGGTGGGAACCTCGGGACTGACTCCTTTTCCGTTCTGGAACGACGCGAACGGCGACGGCCAAAAAGAACCCAGCGAGTACCGCACTCCGCTGGCCCCCGATCTCGACTTCACCCGCGACGTTTCGGGACGCTACAGCGGGCCCTACCCCTACGAGTCCGACGACAACCGCACCCGCCTCACCTTCAAGGAAGACCTCTCCCTGTTCGTCGGGGAATTCGGCGGCTCGCACGATCTCAAGATCGGCGGCTCGTTCGAAAAGGAAGGATACGAAGGGACACTCTGGCAGCGCTCCTCCCTGCGCATCCCCAGGCCGAGGACCGCCTCCAGGACCCTGGGTGGCTCTGCGCCGACCACTCCCAGCGCAGTGACGGCAATTCTTGGCATCCCTAGGTCTGTGGACGCCGAGTCGACCGGCAAGAACTTCGGGGTCTATATCCAGGACACCTGGAAGCCGATCGCGAACCTCACGGTCGGCCTCGGCCTGCGCCTGGACGTCGAGGATCTCAGCTCGTTCGGCTACACCTACTTCGAGCCGTCCGCCGAGAGGGCGCACTACAACAACCTGATGGAGGTGACCGGGATCGACCTCTCGCACGACGATGTGAACGCGGAGAGACAGGGGCTCTGCCGGGATCCCATCTACGGGGGCAGCTGCGTCGGGATTCCCCCGTCGCTGGCTGTGCTCTATTCGGCGATCCGGACCCAGGCTCCGAAGCGCCTCACACGGCACAACTCCCAGGTGGAAATCCTGGGAGCTCATCTGTCCAGCGCGCTCGGGACCGACACCGACATCAACGATCTGATCGCCCTGGGCTACAACATTCGCCAGCGAGAGCCGCTGGAGATCCAG
This region includes:
- a CDS encoding carboxypeptidase regulatory-like domain-containing protein, with product MRTRFSTLLALATAFCLAVTAVLAVSGEIRGIVVDRSGTPLPGVTVVVRNDALGVPERGGVTDTRGTFRIIGLPAGPGYRLRASMPTYAATEFADLTVPDGGAFNQDVVLRPASELKETVKVEGKADVVDTDTVATSTSFSSEFISGLPVLGRDYQDILSLAPGVTDVNNTGNPNIHGARDTDVLTLVDGVNTTDPFSGYYGQQLNIESIQEIEVITSGSRAEFSRAQGGFVNILTKSGGNDFKGSAKFYIRTNRLDGDGAGTDDPELVGGLGSASFSDLRFTDLYPYLSLSGPILHDKLWYIVSGEYVQVETPVDAITQAYVVGTHGYRAFGKSTWQINTANKLALSLTVDRTQDDNQGLSSVVPIESGYTFKRGGPTYTLRESAVFSPTMFLDSAVSWFDNNFQQRATSNPDTNGNGVLYVDDVPALGGNADGFLQGRERDPGEDYDRDRRYDVFEDYNFDGVLAALEDLDKDGRLTPAVGCEGAEHEDVNCNGTFDFEDDLNHNGTADPFEDTGIPCALSLQCPDGVIPGTRGNGRLDSEDANGNGQLDVVGTSGLTPFPFWNDANGDGQKEPSEYRTPLAPDLDFTRDVSGRYSGPYPYESDDNRTRLTFKEDLSLFVGEFGGSHDLKIGGSFEKEGYEGTLWQRSSLRIPRPRTASRTLGGSAPTTPSAVTAILGIPRSVDAESTGKNFGVYIQDTWKPIANLTVGLGLRLDVEDLSSFGYTYFEPSAERAHYNNLMEVTGIDLSHDDVNAERQGLCRDPIYGGSCVGIPPSLAVLYSAIRTQAPKRLTRHNSQVEILGAHLSSALGTDTDINDLIALGYNIRQREPLEIQ